GAATGTAACGCGAGAGAAAATAGCAACAAATAAGAGCTCGACAGTAAACATTCCCGACTTCGGCACAAGTTCAGGCATGTTGACGCAGACCCGTCTGAAGAGTTGCCAGCAGTCGACAGAAGTTTGGTAAAGCGCTTTCATTCAGCCACTCAGGCTAGACGAGCATTTGCTCATTGAACATGTTTATAGACGACAGGTCATACATTTGGCTATAAGCCGTAGCGGGTGTTTACGGAGTAGCTGTTGGATCGGTTAGCAGTGGACAGTAGTTGGCGCTATCTAATAACtatcattattttcaattggTGTGAAAAGTTGTAATTGGACACTGGTAGCTGTTGtagtgtttgttagcattagctaGATATGAGACAACCGGATTGTTTAGTAGCTGTTGGATCGGTTAGCAGTAGTCAGTAGTTGCCGCAAGCAGATGTTTATCATTATTTGCAATTGTTGTGACAAGTTGTAATTGGACGCTGGTAGCTGTTGtagtgtttgttagcattagctaGATATGAGACAACGCGATTGTTCCCGAGGGCATTTTCGTGTATCACATCGCGCAGGTCTGTGTTGCACTTTAATTAGCTCTGGcttgtgaaaaatgttgttttccgtGTCTATTTTTAGACGATGCGCAATGGGTTGTCCTCAGTCGCCTTGTTTTCAAGTTGCTCATTTTGGTACAATTTGTGTTCATCACACGAACGGCGGGATAGCGCATCTTTGACCACCTAAAAAGTGTCGACCGCGAGCTAGACTATATCGGATCATCCACAACCAATAGCTGCTAGTAGCTACCGGCTATTGTAGAAGTAGTTGTTGACAGGGAATAAGTTAGTAGTTACCTTCGTGAGCAGTTGCTGTAGGGAATTGTTGTTGGTAATTGCTCGCGCTAGTTGCAGTAGTTGTTAGCAGTTGATGTAGATACGGTTGTTTCAGTCGCAGTTGTTGCTAGCGGTTTTTAGTAGCTGTTTAGTAGCTAGCTAGTTGTTTGTAGCTAGCGGTTGTTTGTGGCTGTGGCAGTCGTTAGCAGTTATTGTATTGGCACGTGCTGTCGGGTGGTTGTCAGTCGTTGTTTGCAATTTTTGTTCGCAGTTGTTCATAGTAGGCTCAATTACAATTACTTAgcaagtgttttaaaaaaaaaatcattccttGTGGTTAACGGTTGAAGCTAACGGTTGAAGCTGATCGCAGTTACTTTAGCCACGGTTGTAGAAAGGTGTTCGCAATTCATGCTCGCATTTATTTGGAATTGTTGTTCGTAAATGTTAGCAGTCATTGCTAGCAGTAGTTATCGTAGGAGTAGCTGCAGCAGCGGTTCtcacttgttttgtttccatcttTTTATGGGATTTTGGTGAAAAGTGACATCAGGTCTGCTACGAAAGAATCACTTTGAGTGACAGAATCTATTGCGAATGATAATACCGGACAATCGAGGCTCATTGTGCAGGGGAACAATGAAGCCAGATACGATTAAAGAGTAACACGGGTGTAACTGAATAACTAGAAATACTAGGAAGGCGCAGAACTTTTGCATGGATTAACTGGGAGGCCGATATTTGCAGGGATGAATTTCCCTGAGCCTTTCTTTAACATTGACTGACTAAAAACGAGCCCGAGGCGAAAGTACTCTCAGCTATTGACGACGTTGCTGCGTTATCTCTTGCTGTCTAAGAATAACCGTGACCTCCCGTCGGCCCGACCCGCCCGGAGGTTAACTCCAGGGGGTGCTAGAATGCTGCAAAAGATCTCAGGGTGCGCATGTACACAATGTTgcccagtacacacacacacacacaaaaagtgtaACCTGGAGGTAGATCGCGGGAGAGAGAAATATGAGTTATCGCTCCCTTCCGTGACTTCCTCCTTCCACTCCCGTTGTCATGGTGATATTTAAAGTGCCAACAAGCTGCTTGACGTATGAATATTAACAACACTTCTTAAATGTCACTTAGTTGAAGTGCACGCGCGGTGGAAATCGTCAGCCGGCAGAGTAGAAGAAAAGCACATTGTGTGGGTGAAGAAGACGTGTGGAGGATGGCTGGACGCCGAGAATAAAGCTTTTCTCTCACCACGCACGCTTGGGCctttcaaacattttggacacaTATGCTGGCAGAAACAACTAAGATGTCATTCTGATTATTATTTACAACAAATGTGTGAAAATTCTGCCATTTGGGGAAATCTGTATACATTTCTGCCtttattatgttttatttttcctaaATGACTTTTTTCTGGCTTCTAATTGGCtttgttttattctttggcatttgactcagcatgacttagatttgtttttggttttactgtttggtaagtttattattttggtaaatggctgtttgaaagtgctctataaatatcgttgacttgacttgttcatgCTTTGTTCTCTGGACTCAAAGTCCCCCCCGAACATGACAGTCTGAAATTGTGCCAGTTTTAAATTTAaggtcatttttattcatctgtCGTTTGGCAATGTGGACATTTATGCCTTAATTTtgcctttttgcttttttgtgatAGGCGGTAAAGCAAACTTTcccaacagcaaaaaaatccCCAGCATGAAATTTTATCAAAGTTTGCTGACTTGATATTTTGAGTTTACccaattttttcattcattcattcatcttccgagccgctgggagcctatcccagctgtcttcgggcagtaggcgggggacaccctgaatcggttgccagccaatcgcagggcacacagagacgaacaaccatccacgatcacattcacacctcgggacaatttagagcgtccaatcagcctgccatgcatgttttttggaatgtgggaggaaaccggagcacccggagaaaacccacgcagacccggggagaacatgcaaactccacacagggaggccggagctggaatcgaacccggtacctctgcactgtgaagccgacgtgctaagcactggactaccgggccgcccgtttacccaatttatttcatttaattatttttacacaGACATGTCCGTAATTTCTCACTCTCTGGGTGAGTTGGAGTGGTagctttttacaaaaaaaaaatgcatgtgcgTCTCGGTCTACAGTATCTAGCTGGCTAGTGTTGAGAGCGGGAGCTCAGCGGGACTGTTCTCTTCCAAAAACTGGGCGGAGAATGTTTATATATCAACTTGAGTTGCGCAATGCGATTCTGCCCCACTGCTTCGGGACATGCTGGCGGCGCACGTATGCTTGGAGGGTGCCAAGCCTTTTCACTTTTGAGCAAACAGAATGAAGTCCTACCCCTAAAATACGTTGCCATTGTCCGCCAAAGTTGTTGAGTGCATGTGCTTTGCGGAACCTTCTCCCTGGAATTGGGCTAAAATGACTACCCGGTGTGTTTCACAGCCGTGGTTGAGAGGAGGAGCGCATGGTTTGATGCTTTGACAATCACACATTGATCCACAGATACAATGCAGACTCATCAATGTAGTGTGGTGTTCCAcatggctcaattctggggcctctgctgttctgtATCCTCTTCCATTGGGTTCCAACATGGTATTTCCTTCAATTGCTATGCGGACGACTGACAGATCTCTGTccctttgagcaaaaaaaaaaagacgctttcTCATTGAGGtccacttttatcctgtctggaGGAACTCAAGACCTGGGTGGCAttcatttcttgaatttcaatgaaaggaAGACAGAAGTGAcagtgtttggtcccagtggcctttgtacatcccatcctgggGATTTTGTCACATCCAGGTTGGATTACTGAAATCCACTTTACTTTGgaatcagccaatcctccatgaaatgtctccagttggtccaaaatgctgctgctcgtctcttgactggtactcgtaagagggagcacatcactcctactctgacatcccttcactggttcccgatacattttagagttctctTTAAGAtcctgttatttgttttcaaatatttaaatgtcCTCACCCCATCTTACCACTCTGAGCCACtccttctttggcttttgattcAGCAAGAGAATTGACTTTGAGGTTTATTATTTTTGAGCTTTTTACTGTCTCGGTTAGTCATTtttagtgttttattgtttgttgtatgaattatttttgctccgagtacagcactttgtatgcagcggcgGTTGTTTTAAACCACTGTAAAAATACAGTCGAGTTGAGTAGCATGAACAGAACGTGCGGTGCCAAGCTGCTCATGGCGCAGATGGTACAAGTGGAGAAGATGGAAGAAagagagaaggagaaagagaggagGTCTGtgacacctctctctctctctgcccacACTAAAGCTGCCCATTATCTAATCCACGGGAAAACAGAGTGGCGGGTGGGGTGTGGCGGGGGTGACAGGGACGCTCCAGGAGGCGCCAGCGACAACGAGGGAGCAGTCATGCTCGTCACCGTGGCACCGCGAACACAAGGCGCCATTGTGCCCGTGCAGGAGACGGGGAGGGGGACTGCTCACACCCTCTTCTGGGTCGGGTAGTCCTCGCTCATGTCATCGCGACCGTGTCGGGGCCAAGATTCAAAGCCTGGCGCTTGTGTCCCAGACCCCTTGAGGGCACTCCCTGGTTAGGGTGAACACCGCAGAAAATACGGAAAAACTCAGTCATCATCAAGCTGGAGGTTCTTCCAAAAAGGACGAAAAGACAAGAACTGGCAAGTAATAGCTGTCCATgtgacaacaaccccccccccccatcttcagaagtcaagtcaacagtatttctcgagcactttcaaacagccatcgctgcatacaaagtgctgtacatggagcgatttaccatacacaataaacagtaagacgaatcggtactaaaggcggtagaaagcaccaagcagtaaaatcaagagcaaatctaagtcatgctgagtcgaacgccaaagaatacagaaAAAGAAAGCTTGAGTTATTTTACAGACCAACTGTTTCTCTTCAGCTGGAACTGGGGGCCTTAGTCAAGGTGAAGGGAAATAATAAGAGTGCCAAACAGCAGTCGGCGTTGGCGCAAAACCTTGTcagaatgtcaggaaaagcctactagaacacgagctgaactttatttgggtgaATCAGGGACAGcttagagggcggcccggtagtccagtggttagcacgtgggcttcacagtgcagaggttccgggttcgattccagcttcggcctccctgtgtggagtttgcatgttctccccgggcctgcgtgggttttctccgggtgctccggtttcctcccacattccaaaaaaacatgagcggcaggctgattgaacactctaaattgtccctaggtgtgagtgtgggcgtggatggttgttcgtctctgtgtaccctgcgattggctggcaaccgtttcagggtgtcccccgcctactgcccggagacagctgggataggctccagcaccccccgcgaccctagtgaggatcaagcggttcggaagatgaaaaaaaagggacatctTAAATCGCGGAAGGAGTAATCTGACTCcggtgagtttgaatgtgattgattCGTTATGATGACAGCCACATGGCCAGTTGGAAGCGTGGCTGcagacttgtgcaaccacatgatcACAGTTGTTGAACGTATAAACGCTTTCGCTCTTCATGTCTGTCAGGCTACATGCTGAAAGTGAGCAATTTTGGtgtaatgtcattttatttagtcaGATTATTCAGGGTAGGTTCCGGCAATACAAGACAATCCGATTTCCTACTTGCAGGGCGGTTAATGATGACAGCTGCAAAGCATATGAATAACTTTGAATGTTACATAATCCTCCAGCATATAATTTTGGGGTCACGGCGCACTTCTTTCTCGAAGCTTCGATTGGATAGCGTacagtttctttcttttttttctttttttgtggtccaAAAAGCTCCCTGAAATATTCGGCATGCAGCATACAGTTTGCGGTGGCACATCTGGAAAACATTAATGTTGCCTTTATGGAGGCCACGTAAACGCCAGCGTTGCACATTTACAGCTATCCGTTCGTCACATCTTCTATTTCGCTTGTCCTCTGACGAGATCTGCCGACTTGGGTCAGTTGatggagcccagagttcaaagtaAACACGGTGAAGCTGCATTTATCTATTATGCTGCACATAAATGGAATAAGATGGCAACAGAAGAGAAGTCAGACCCAagtttaaatgcttttaaatccatgATGTACGCTCTGGTAATTTTTGTtagccatttttgttttcttgtaccTTGTACCCATGAGGCTGGACACCCTGTACTGGTCGCCACACAATCTCAGGGCCCATaaagacaaccaaccattcacacctatgaaGACTTCTCAGAAACCCTACAAAAACGTTTGGAGGATGAAAAACCATGCAAGCACAAGGGAAGAACAATGCTAACTCCAGAGAGGAAGCCCAGATTCGACCCTTGAACCTCGGAATTATCGTCCAGACGTCATAAAACCACTAGCGCACCGTGTCACCTATCTGGAAATTGGAAAGATGCAATAGCTTGTGCTGATGTTGTTGTGGAACAGACGTGGAATGACACGCACGCAAACAAAAAGGCCTGAGGGCGAATTAATAATGCGTTACTTCAATATCGCAGCCTTCACATGACATTCCAGTAACTTAACTTCCCCAGTGCGTGGGTGCGTGAGGGAGAGAACACCTGTGGAATCTAACCCAACTCTCCCGTGCTTCTTTGTCAGTCTTACCCacgaaaaaatataataaaccaGCAGCAACTCAACAATGATGACAATAAATTTTGGGCGGTAAAGTGTCCATTTTAAGTGTTCTTCGTGACACCCCCCACCAAAAGACACAAATAGAACACCGTCGCCGGGACAAGAAAGCGAGTGAAACGTCACCGACCTGCTCTTTGGGCGGACGTGAAGTccacatgtttgcttttgttcggTCCACTCGTCAAGAAAAGTCacggaaaagaaaatagaaggCAACAAGAGCAGCAGTGGTCCGACACTTGCGGGTGTCAGTAAAAGTAAGAGTGTGACAAACGGTAAAGAGTCAACTCTGTGAGATTTCGCAAAATGGGCGGGGCGAGAAACTCCAAACCAATCAGAGCTCCGAAGGCGGGATAGTTCGAGTCTCCCCCAATGAAAGAGTAGTGCTTCACCACGGGGGGGAGTCAAATGCCGAGGAATTGGGAGGAGTCAAAGCGAAACCAGAAGACTGGCCTCGCTTTTATGACGTCATCCTCAATTCTTGTCTGTTTTGTCCACAAAGTCTACATTTCGGTGTCTGTGGTTATTATATGTCAGATTTTGCCGTATTCCTACATGAACTTATTGATGAGCCTATGCTTATTAGTTATTTTCCTGACCTATGTatcaaatattaataataatgataataataaagacAAACTTTTATCCCCAGAAAAGGAAGTCACTGCAAtcactgtattttattattaataattatttgGGGATCACTTGAGTATTCCCTCAAAAATACTTTCTCCTCATAAAACATCACAACTGCTCGTAGGAGAGGGACAAAATATTCGAAACAACCCTCACTACTATTACAAAattcattctaaaaatattcgaCGCCCTTTTGATCTGGCGCGTCGAATGAAATCCtcttatttttgtttctcttaCCCCACCGTGTGGACAACGCTATGTACTGCACGACACTACACGTTGGCCTACTTCGTGCCAACTTAAACTTTAACCGACAATCCACAGCCTTCCAGCAACAATACAGATAAAACAATTTCCACTatatcctgcccccccccactatATCCACCCCAAGGAATAAAAGAGTATTGAATACAAATGTATGCACAGCttcaaatgtatattttcaaaAGGTATCAATGTGTGGATATAAAAGTTACATGACAAGACAGTTGATTCTTACTCAAcacgacacactcacacaaactcgATACAGAACATTATGGAAATCCACGTACCTTAATATATGACGAAAaggcttctttaaaaaaaataataatgacgaCTGCCCTCCTCGTGTCACGTCTGACTTTCCTGCTTGTCGTGCATCACCAATCTGCGGCCCATAAAGAAATATTATACGCCCACTAGTAAACAGTGCAAAGGCCACAGTGATAACAATATATACTTAAGGCATGATGAGGAGCCCATCCGACATTAAAAGGTGTATCCTCCCTCTAGCTAAGGCGATGGGATTTACCACTTCTTAAAATGGCTGAAGGAATACCGTAGAATAGAGTTCAGTATTGTGTTGATGGAAGAGGAAGTGTGTGTAGACACCAAATTATTCACCTGTGTGTACTGTGTATGCAAATAAGCGGCCACGCTTCATAGGATGCTAATTTGGAAAGACGTTGGCACGTCGACTGCCAACGAATGTAAATTCAATTCGACGACTGTGAATTCATAAATAGcatgacaaaagaacaaaaagtaaacGCGTCAGCAAATGTGTTtcgatttttattgctttgtttaGCTTTTAGGATTTACGTGTTTTCATTTGCTAttatgattacttttttttcatggttttgcGTTTCTTAAATTTGCCGTTGTGTTCAGTGACTGGTTTCACATTTCAGGGACACCGTATAGGTCACCggggtcaaactcaaggctcgggggccagatgtggcccgccacgtcattttatgtggcccgcggaaggaaatcaagcatgtcgacttacatgatgcttgctaaaattctCATATACAATAAATAAGAAACATATTATCAGCATTTTCCTGTCACCAAAACCCCTCAtcacagtaacttaaacaatagttgtaaAAACATTATTATTGACTTATTTGATttcgtttcagtcataacggccctccgagggaaacggtacctaaaatgtggcccacgacaaaaaaaatgagtttgacgcttCTGGTATAGGTTGTTCCGAATCAAACATCCAGTGAAGCTCAGGTGTCAAACTGCGGTCCCCAAGGGCTGCTATTTTGCGCATTttcgacccccccccgcccctccctctggagcctgataatgatcctgatcactTGAATTTGGTGTATTGGAAGAGGGGACGGGGacacctacatcaatcagagttaaaatgataaattctaaacattaaatataatgataaatcagaactaagttgataaatagagaaaggtattgaaatatccattatgaatacaagagaaaattgacacaagagtgccagggtgaggatgtatataatcccgatacaaaccaaaaggtgtaaaaatatcacggttaagggtaaagtatgagccttaatggagacttcttactttttcttttctgattgatataaaaatgatttagtagatataaacacataacggggtaggactagatgagttttttacttcatcctactcccttgaacataataactgtgttgaatgaagactgatttctttctttttactttttttatctaccttattttctgtcaaattattactgtatatgttttatgttcaataaacaaaacaaacaaactaaaacatCCAAGATAGTGGGCCTGGAGGACTGACGTCTGACGAGTAAACAAAATGGCTTTTATCGATCAATGCGCAGACTGGCCTGTAGGTTGCGTCGCCGCGCCGTCTTCGTCATCAATctcgccccgcccccccccccccccccctccctcaccttgcGGCTCCACACACGCTCACTCGGATTGTTGTGGTTTTGTTGCACTTGCCTCCAAACGCGCAGAGCGAAAACACCGCAAGAAGAATTCATTCATCGTCGCCCCCCGTGTTGATTTCCGACGCATGCTACTTGCTACATGCTAACGATGCGTCGTTCCTACGTCATACTCGTGGCTCGGATCCAAGTGTCTCCTCTTTTCCCCCGCATCGTGTTTGTTTTCACGTTGGCTGTTGCTGTGTTTGGGTGACTTTTTGGAACACTCACGGACACGTTTTTCCTCtacgagtcttttttttttttttattattttttttagaagaaGGGGGATTGATTACTGAAAGCcatttgtggcttttttttttttaaactttgaaaTTGTCCGATTTTTCAGCCGTGGTGCATTTTAGGCGGATTATTAAACCACCAAACTCGGATTGGAAACACCCGGAATGTACGTTTTAGTAAAACGCGAATTTGGAAGTTCTCTAAATGGACTTCCCACATTCTCTGTGAGCGGCGGTGCTTCAAATCTTTGGTTTTACGCACGGCTGCCGCTCGGTTGACAGGTTCTGGAGTTTGATTTCCCGCACGAttggattgttgttgttgtttttttttaacgttaaaAGAATAGGCTGAGGCGTTTGGTTTAAAATCGTGCTATTGAAGAGCAAAAGCGGTCTCATAATTGGGTGATATCTCGGTTTGGTGTGTCGTGAGTTTGGTTTTACGCCCAGTTGATgtcaattggggggggggggggagaagtaatatttttttctgcttgattTTTAAGCTTTTCTGCGAactggaagttttttttctttctttttaacaatATTAAGACTGTTGACGAGCAAAACAATTTCATAATAGGAATAGATGGATGCCAATTCTTCTTCTTATGATCGTTTCTGATGATTATCTGGAAATGTGATTTATGAGGTTTCCGGAATTTATTCGGGGGACTTTCATAGCTGGTTGGATTTGGTTTGACATCCGCCCAAAAACAGTCCGATGGGCCTTTCGCCGAGACCCCTCGACCGATGAATCAGGATGCCGGCGGGGCCCGACCCGTCCTCGTGCCTCCCCCTAAACTGCAGCTGGGACTCGAGCCGTAACGCCACCCCCGCGAACCGCGACTTGGACCTTCCCCCTCTCAACTACTACAGCCTGCCCCTGCTGACGTTCATCACGGCGGCGTGCACGCTGCTCTCCGTGGTGGGCGTGGCCGGCAACGTCCTGACCATCCTGGTGGTGGGCAAATACCGCGACATGCGCACCACCACCAACCTGTACCTCTGCAGCATGGCCGTGTCGGACCTGCTCATCTTCCTGTGCATGCCGCCCGACCTCTACCGCATGTGGCGCTACCGGCCGTGGCGTCTGGGCGACGCCCTCTGCAAGCTCTTCCAGTTCGTGTCCGAGTCGAGCACCTACTCGACCATCCTGAGCATCACGGCGCTGTCGGTGGAGCGCTACGTGGCCATCTGCTTCCCGCTGCGGGCCAAGGCTCTGGTGACCAAGCGGCGAGTGCGCGCGCTCATCCTGCTGCTGTGGTGCGTGGCCCTGCTGAGCGCCGGGCCCGTTTTCGTCCTGGTGGGCGTGGAGCGGGACCGCCCGGGATTGGACGCCAACGGCACTCTTCggatggacgaggaggaggtggaggaggagggcggcggGGGGGAGTACGGGGACACGCGGGAGTGCAAGATGACGCGCTACGCCGTGGAGTCGGGCCTGATGGGCGCCATGGTGTGGCTGAGCTCCGTCTTCTTCTTCATGCCCGTCTTCTGCCTCACGGTGCTCTACAGCCTCATCGGCCGCCGCCTGCGGCGGAGGCATCGGGAGACCAATATCAGCTCGtgcgcggcgcaccgcgacagGTGCAACAGGCAGACCGTCAAGATGCTGGGTGGGTTTGACGCACGCTTGATCCGCCGCAGGGTGGAGGAACGTGGGAACTAAACACCAGCAATCGGATGAGAAAACAAACCGTTAGGTAGTCCGatcgtttcagaaaaaaaatcttgaccaGTCGGGCAGGCAAAAATCACGATATGGATTTTTGCCTCGGACGTTTTCGAAGGATTTTTGAAAGCGCaggtccttggatcagttcttgacaaaaggcaaaaaccacttctgagaaaaaaaaaaacatgaacgaaAGAGGGCAGCAAAAAATGAGGAAGCGGTCAAaagttaaattgtttttttacatgatgcacaacgctcatttattgcgcaataatctCATTGTAACGTGCAACtgttcatttttatgcttcatcAAACATCTGAATTttaggggggcttggaacggattaggccatttacatggaaaatgcgtcttgGCTTACAAAATTTTCCAGTTCAGAATTTTCTTCCGGAACCAatgaatttcataagtagacGTACCACTCTAAtta
This sequence is a window from Hippocampus zosterae strain Florida chromosome 14, ASM2543408v3, whole genome shotgun sequence. Protein-coding genes within it:
- the LOC127614317 gene encoding growth hormone secretagogue receptor type 1-like, with product MPAGPDPSSCLPLNCSWDSSRNATPANRDLDLPPLNYYSLPLLTFITAACTLLSVVGVAGNVLTILVVGKYRDMRTTTNLYLCSMAVSDLLIFLCMPPDLYRMWRYRPWRLGDALCKLFQFVSESSTYSTILSITALSVERYVAICFPLRAKALVTKRRVRALILLLWCVALLSAGPVFVLVGVERDRPGLDANGTLRMDEEEVEEEGGGGEYGDTRECKMTRYAVESGLMGAMVWLSSVFFFMPVFCLTVLYSLIGRRLRRRHRETNISSCAAHRDRCNRQTVKMLVVVVLAFVLCWLPFHVCRYLQFRSLDAPSPLLSALSEHCSLLSVVLFYLSAAINPILYNTMSWKYRGAAARLFGLAGQQLPRTRTASALKAVADGWMESSVSF